The DNA region AGGAACCTCACGAAGTAGCACGTCCTTCGTGACCGGTGTCACCGAGCCCATCGAGTTCACGTTCATGTTCATCGCCCCGGTGCTGTACGCGGTCCACGCGGTGCTCACCGGTGTCTCCATGGCCCTCACCTGGGGTCTCGGCATGAAGGACGGCTTCGGCTTCTCCGCGGGCGCCGTCGACTTGAGGCCGAGGCGAAGTAGCCCTCGCCCGCCGCACGGCGAAGCCCTCACCTCCCACGGCGGGAGGTGAGGGCTTCGTCGTGTCCGTGACGCGGCGGGCGAGGGCCGGCCTCAGACCTCGTACACCGCGCCCGGCACCGCCACTTCCGCCGGTCCGTCGAAGACCACGCGGGCATCGGCCAGGTTGCGGTCGGCGTCGGTCCACGGCGGGATGTGGGTCAGGACGAGGCGCCCCACGCGGGCGCGGGCAGCGGTCTCGCCCGCTTCGCGGCCGTTGAGGTGGAGGTCCGGGATGTCCTCCTTGCCATCGATGAACGAGGCTTCACACAGGAACAGGTCGACGCCCTCGGCGAGTTCGTCCAGGGCGTCGCAGGTGCCCGTGTCGCCGGAGTACGCCAGCGAGCGGCCGCCGTGCTCGATGCGGATCGCGAAGGTTTCGACGGGGTGGCAGACCTTCTCCGTACGGACCGAGAAGGGGCCGATCTCGAA from Streptomyces sp. NBC_01591 includes:
- a CDS encoding MBL fold metallo-hydrolase — translated: MKLTVVGCSGSFPSAGSACSSYLVEADGFRLLLDMGNGALGELQRHVGLYDLDAIFLSHLHADHCIDMCAYFVVRYYRHDGGRPAPIPVYGPEGTEQRLTTAHADTPSEHAMSEVFDFRTLKPGSFEIGPFSVRTEKVCHPVETFAIRIEHGGRSLAYSGDTGTCDALDELAEGVDLFLCEASFIDGKEDIPDLHLNGREAGETAARARVGRLVLTHIPPWTDADRNLADARVVFDGPAEVAVPGAVYEV